A region from the Saccharomonospora azurea NA-128 genome encodes:
- a CDS encoding DUF402 domain-containing protein, producing the protein MGAHPPKRERFDLAGNVNVDPKGISRAVDEYRVTEYGLYLARPTPGRAQFHYVESWVLPALGLRVTDFWFNPGHERDQDFYVDVVSVEVHDDEWVTTDLYLDLSVRTGRSVTVLDTDELLEATTSGLISVGTARDALERTYRTVDALAAHDYDLPRWLASIGMPTRWRRRHPPIG; encoded by the coding sequence ATGGGCGCACATCCGCCGAAGCGTGAACGTTTCGACCTGGCCGGCAACGTCAACGTCGACCCCAAGGGCATCAGTAGGGCCGTGGACGAGTACCGGGTCACGGAGTACGGCCTCTACCTGGCGCGGCCCACGCCAGGACGAGCCCAGTTCCACTACGTGGAGTCCTGGGTGCTGCCCGCGCTGGGACTGCGCGTGACCGACTTCTGGTTCAACCCCGGCCACGAACGCGACCAGGACTTCTACGTGGACGTCGTGTCGGTGGAGGTGCACGACGACGAGTGGGTGACCACCGATTTGTACCTCGATCTGTCGGTGCGCACCGGTCGGTCGGTGACGGTGTTGGACACCGACGAACTGCTCGAGGCGACCACGAGCGGCCTGATCTCCGTGGGCACCGCGCGGGATGCGCTGGAGCGCACGTACCGCACCGTCGACGCGCTGGCGGCCCACGACTACGACCTGCCCCGCTGGCTCGCGAGCATCGGGATGCCGACGAGGTGGCGGAGACGGCATCCACCGATCGGTTGA